TGCAAAATAGCAATTTACtacaaaaaaaatagcaaaaatggtTTCCATCTGATAAATAAGATATTACAAAAGAAACAGAGTTTTGTGAATGAGCAGATGCTTTCTGCAGATTGCTGTAGAAGACGTGATAACACTATGTCAATGGGCAACATAAGTCAGGTATTACCTTCTTCTGCCATTTCAATATCCATTTCAGCTTTCTTGTTCTTTATCTTCTCAGGAGTTACAACAGTGGCAATCTCTTTCACATCTTCCATTAATACATCTGTTTTTGCTTTGGACAATACATCTTTCAAGCGGGCCAATTCCTTTggagcattttttttcctcttttctgcCCTCATCTTTCTCTTCCATTTGCTTCTTAAGCTTTTAGCCATTTGACTTGCTGTAGGGGTAACACAAAAACAGCCATATTAGCAGAAAATAAACCATAAAAGCCAATGATGCTGTTCAAAAGCAGGATTTGGAGAAACACCACTATCAACAGGAGTACCATAACCTTCTTCTCTCTGGCTTCCCATTCACctgtttgtgtctcctctccCAATAACAAGTGACATTCTTCTATTGCTACAAcactcctccacccccccccccttgaatgcAGAGTTCAGCAGTTGAAGAGAAACATAACACAGCTACTAGCTCCAGCAGGCACAAGACGGCCTCCTCCGCATGCAGCCTCCCGTCAGATATGGCAGAAAAAGCAGAGTCCATTCAGCTCAGCGCAGGGAAGAGCTTCCTGTGAAGTACAGCCGTGCTTATTCAATGATCTTTGGGgagtcccagcactggaatggctaggatgaggggggtgggggaagcctctaggttaaccagaggctttcccctacaGAGGTAAGTACCTAAATTGGGGCCTTtgtttcccttcaggtacactttaaaggtaacAAACCTGAAATTGCATCCTAGTCATGTCTAGATGCATAAAGCATCTGCTATCATGCTGATTGACGTGGGTTTGAGAAGAGACCCGCTCTAAGGAGGGCACCACAACAGcagtgtattttttgtttttaaatacccTCCATTGTAACAGCTTTAGTAGTTTTTAGCACTGTCTGTATCAAAGGTTTGGTTGAGTTGATCATATTACTTCAGAAACTCAAAAAGGTTTGCAAGACAAAGGGATTCATTTCTTAATTTTAAACTTATCAAAACTAGTGGTAGAAAGCAGGGGCAcacccaggatttttaagggggggggggggggattcctgaaaggtttccctcagccacgcacaatacagtataataatatggtaggatatcatgctgggtacacataatgcaatttcctgtccgaccgacaggatctgacaattatttcttaAATGTCAGATCTACTCCCTatcgacaatgggatcgatcaaAAGCAGTTCACACAGTAGGCTTatacctgactgttaagttccccagagctgctccatgctctgtatacacactgcttctccatccaaagtcaactgtagcaaggaaagaaaggggacggtgctgtgagctgcaggatacctgcagatattctggtgtcaacttgtgcctgtccccagacactgcactggtctGAGGGGAAATTCTGGACAGCTGTAAtctccccctgcgtttgcctatggaaAGACTAACAACACAGGTGCAAAAGTAGAGCAGctacttaaagtaaacccgaggtgagagtgatatggaggctgacatatttatttccttgtaaacaatactagttgcctggcagtcctgctgatctatttggctgcagtagttaactgaattacaccagaaacaagcatgcagctaatcttgtcagttctgacaatattgttagaaacccccaacctgctgcatgcttgttcagttgaaagtgttagaggcagaggaccagcagggcagccatgcaactggtattgctcgaaaggaaacaaatatggcagcctccatattatcctcacctcgggttccctttaagcaaaacaatcagaatccttgattaGAATGTCTAATTGTACTGCCGATTTTTCTTGAGATGGATTTGATAAATATGCCATGCTGGCCCTATGGGCTCCTGTTCTGCCCATTAACAGTTGGGGAGACAGCGGTGTGAGGCTCAGACACATTCCTCACTTTTCCCAATATCGCCTGCCGTTATcgccgggcacccaatcgaccacgTCAGTccaaaattttccagcatgctcgACTGATACATTGAACTGTCAATTGGACATGCTTGTTGCAgcatcgattttcatccaattcaataaaatgatcaaattagATGGTCAATCAAGCCATATAATATCTAGattttatggccaccttaattaacTCTCTCTTTGGATCACTTACATCATCATATCGTcacatgtagagatggcccgaacctccggtttttggtttgcgaacctaccttcgaaagttcggtttgcgcgaactttcgtgaaccgcaatagacttcaatggggaggcgaactttgaaaactagaaaaaaattatgctggccacaaaagtgatggaaaagatgtttcaaggggtctaacaagtGTAGGAgaacatggcggagtgggatacatgccaaaagtcccggggaaaaacctggatttgacgcaaagcagcgttttaagggcagaaatcacactgaatgctaaattgcaggcctaaagtgctttaaaacatcttgcatgtgtatacatcaatcagcgagtgtaattagagtactgcttcacactgacacaaactcactttgtaacgcaccgcaaacagcggtttgcgtagtgacggtcgtgctggactggtgcgcaccatggcgagagtgcaggccgtggcggttttcaagcccatatgctgggctgtggtagctcaatgatagaacaacagtgactgtccagctgatcaaatttggtctgtccacaatgtagCAACAAccatattatctttggtgtgccaccccccgagacactcatatagcaggCGGTTATTGctacattgtgatacgcaagcctacgcaagccccttcaccgcggcaacgtaatgatcacgaagggaaattggcacatgtacatgccttttgtttagttgttgcagctgcagtgcagtccgAAAATTTAGGCAGgcgtgtacacgcaccagaaaaattagtctagcagcggccttaaagagagtctgaagtgagttgaaaaatggctttttagcttatattcaacaggggcatgtttacccctgctaaaacgccgctatcccgcggcagaacgaggggtctttacctcccaaatcccctccgtggtgtccggggatcgcttcctgttgaggcagggctaatggccgcagccctgcctctcagcgcgtctatcagtgcTGATCGCCCTCTCCCctgcctctctcagtcttccttcactgagaggggcgggggagaggtgtagatccgccgctgatagacacgcatggaagcagagctacagccgaaagctctgcctccatgagcagcaaaatctatgaccaagttggtcgtggattttgcagggggggtaaagacccctcgttcggctgcgggatagcggcgttttagcaggagcaaacatgcccctgttgaatataagctaaaaagccattttttcaactcacttcagagtctctttaaaaattcatgaatccgcctggagtcctggaccctgttggtggtgccggagaaggcagtcaagcggcctgcgggcagaggtgctgtgtggggagcgacttagtcttggggcaaacagccagtcacatggcgtgcaggcagagatgctgtgtatggggactgacttagtcttggggcgggcagtagccctcggggatccatgcctcattaattttgattaaggtcaggtactgaacacttgtgacttaggtgacttttcttctcagtgacaatgcctccagcggcgctgaaggtcctttctgacaggacacttgaggcagggcaagacagaagttggatggtaaattgggacagttctggccacaggtcaagtctgcgcacccagtagtccaagggttcatcgctgctcacagtgtctacatccacacttaaagccaggtagtcggctacctgccggtccagtcgttggtggagggtggacccggaagggctaaggtgaggtgttggattaaagaatgtctgcatgtccgacatcaccatgaaatcgctggcgcatcctgtccttgcctgcgtggacatgggagaaggattactggcagtggtacctttattgcattgtgctgagacatcacccttatacgcattgtaaagcatagttgccagcttgttctgcatgtgctgcatcctttctgccttcaggtgacttggtaacatgtccgccactttgtgcctataccgagggtctagtagcgttgccacccagtacttgtcattccccttgagttttttatacgggggtccctcaacaggctggacagcataaaagacgccatctgcacaaagttggatccagccgtactatccatctccttttgctcttcctcagtgatgtcaggtatgtcctcctcctccccccagccaagaacaataccacgggaacgttgagcagcacaagccctctgcgacgcctgctgtggttgttcttctgccaccgccgcctcctcctcctcctccaaagtaacaccttcctcatcatcagagtctgactcctcttccccacaagactcttcctcctcctcccctctgtgctgccgcatttgttgaggaaacatctggttctgatgtaaattgctcccacaactgttcctgccgtaactgttcctcttcatgctcctccacagcttgatccaccactctatgcacggcacgctacaggaagtaagcgtacgggatcaagtcgctgatggtgccttcactgcgactcaccaggttggtcacctcctcaaacggccgcatgagcctgcatgcatttcgcatcagtgtccagttgttgggccacaacatccccatctccccagattgtgtccttttactgtaattgtacaggtactgagtgacggctttctcccgttctagcaggcaagagaacatgaccagggtcgaattccagtgagtcgggctatcgcatatcaagcgtctcaccggcaagttgtttctccactgaatgtccgcaaaagcgtgccatggccgtgtaagaccgcctgaaatgcccacacaacttcctggcctgcttcaggatgtcatctaagcctgggtactttgacacaattctttgaatgactagattcagcacatgtgccatgcagggtacgtgtcagctttcccaaattcaaagcggagatTGCTGCCGCTGTCATACACCACGAGGCctatctccagctggtgtggggtcagccactgatccacctgttttttaggagcagccaggagagctgctcca
This DNA window, taken from Hyperolius riggenbachi isolate aHypRig1 chromosome 3, aHypRig1.pri, whole genome shotgun sequence, encodes the following:
- the LLPH gene encoding protein LLP homolog — protein: MAKSLRSKWKRKMRAEKRKKNAPKELARLKDVLSKAKTDVLMEDVKEIATVVTPEKIKNKKAEMDIEMAEEDASSLKMDMDLKRSKKTLLDQHGQYPVWMNQRQTKKLKSQRGKKKRKAKTPKKLA